One genomic window of Onychostoma macrolepis isolate SWU-2019 chromosome 25, ASM1243209v1, whole genome shotgun sequence includes the following:
- the fezf1 gene encoding fez family zinc finger protein 1 isoform X3 — MDGALYHSAGIFGAPSASTGASMMASSKPLAFSIERIMARTPEPKSIPFPNLLHAPAGKAEPKQSPAPLHCMIPLMPLACEPPHKLHVNGLDHPDAFSYNASELLSIGLNYKNEQPDATPSAIGQYKLFRPRVVNQASFHAMGAAVCYLNCGESACAPHAGLVNLHPMASYLLNAPLHARQKSLFSSEKSKPDRCAPPGASFKELSHSHLHHYMKESAHILSEKLFKNSAAKLNGGSPQTKPKVFTCEVCGKEKPHKCNQCGKAFNRSSTLNTHTRIHAGYKPFICEFCGKGFHQKGNYKNHKLTHSGEKQFKCNICNKAFHQVYNLTFHMHTHNDKKPFTCPTCGKGFCRNFDLKKHIRKLHDISTGPHSPSTPTASLEAQ, encoded by the exons ATGGACGGCGCGCTGTACCACTCTGCGGGAATATTCGGCGCCCCTTCGGCTTCGACGGGAGCAAGCATGATGGCGAGCTCCAAACCTCTCGCTTTTTCGATCGAAAGGATTATGGCCAGGACGCCCGAGCCAAAGTCGATACCGTTCCCCAACTTGCTCCACGCTCCCGCGGGGAAAGCGGAGCCCAAGCAGTCTCCCGCGCCGCTGCACTGCATGATCCCCCTCATGCCGCTCGCCTGCGAGCCACCTCATAAACTTCACGTCAATGGATTAGACCACCCTGACGCGTTTTCCTACAACGCGAGCGAGCTGCTGAGCATCGGCTTGAATTACAAGAACGAGCAACCAGACGCGACGCCATCGGCCATAGGACAGTACAAACTCTTCCGGCCGCGCGTCGTCAACCAGGCGTCGTTCCACGCCATGGGCGCCGCCGTCTGTTACCTGAACTGCGGGGAAAGCGCGTGTGCGCCTCACGCGGGTCTGGTGAACCTGCACCCCATGGCGTCGTACCTCCTCAACGCGCCGCTGCACGCGCGCCAGAAGAGCCTGTTCTCCTCGGAGAAGAGCAAACCGGACAGGTGTGCTCCTCCCGGCGCGTCTTTTAAGGAGCTTTCTCACTCTCACCTGCACCATTACATGAAGGAGAGCGCGCACATCTTATCGGAGAAGCTGTTCAAGAACTCCGCGGCCAAATTAAACGGCGGCTCTCCTCAAACCAAACCAAAGGTGTTCACCTGTGAAGTTTGTGGCAAG GAAAAACCGCATAAATGCAACCAATGTGGCAAAGCTTTCAACCGAAGTTCAACTCTCAACACTCACACACGAATTCACGCGGGATATAAACCCTTCATTTGTGAATTCTGCGGCAAAGGATTTCATCAGAAAG gaAACTACAAAAACCACAAACTGACCCACAGCGGAGAAAAACAGTTCAAGTGCAATATCTGCAACAAAGCCTTCCACCAGGTGTACAACCTCACATTTCACATGCACACGCACAACGACAAGAAGCCTTTCACCTGTCCGACATGCGGCAAGGGTTTCTGCAGGAACTTTGATCTTAAGAAACATATTAGGAAACTGCACGACATTTCCACAGGACCCCACTCTCCATCGACACCCACTGCGAGCCTGGAGGCGCAGTAA
- the fezf1 gene encoding fez family zinc finger protein 1 isoform X2 — protein MDGALYHSAGIFGAPSASTGASMMASSKPLAFSIERIMARTPEPKSIPFPNLLHAPAGKAEPKQSPAPLHCMIPLMPLACEPPHKLHVNGLDHPDAFSYNASELLSIGLNYKNEQPDATPSAIGQYKLFRPRVVNQASFHAMGAAVCYLNCGESACAPHAGLVNLHPMASYLLNAPLHARQKSLFSSEKSKPDRCAPPGASFKELSHSHLHHYMKESAHILSEKLFKNSAAKLNGGSPQTKPKVFTCEVCGKVFNAHYNLTRHMPVHTGARPFVCKVCGKGFRQASTLCRHKIIHTQEKPHKCNQCGKAFNRSSTLNTHTRIHAGYKPFICEFCGKGFHQKGSCSKRKLQKPQTDPQRRKTVQVQYLQQSLPPGVQPHISHAHAQRQEAFHLSDMRQGFLQEL, from the exons ATGGACGGCGCGCTGTACCACTCTGCGGGAATATTCGGCGCCCCTTCGGCTTCGACGGGAGCAAGCATGATGGCGAGCTCCAAACCTCTCGCTTTTTCGATCGAAAGGATTATGGCCAGGACGCCCGAGCCAAAGTCGATACCGTTCCCCAACTTGCTCCACGCTCCCGCGGGGAAAGCGGAGCCCAAGCAGTCTCCCGCGCCGCTGCACTGCATGATCCCCCTCATGCCGCTCGCCTGCGAGCCACCTCATAAACTTCACGTCAATGGATTAGACCACCCTGACGCGTTTTCCTACAACGCGAGCGAGCTGCTGAGCATCGGCTTGAATTACAAGAACGAGCAACCAGACGCGACGCCATCGGCCATAGGACAGTACAAACTCTTCCGGCCGCGCGTCGTCAACCAGGCGTCGTTCCACGCCATGGGCGCCGCCGTCTGTTACCTGAACTGCGGGGAAAGCGCGTGTGCGCCTCACGCGGGTCTGGTGAACCTGCACCCCATGGCGTCGTACCTCCTCAACGCGCCGCTGCACGCGCGCCAGAAGAGCCTGTTCTCCTCGGAGAAGAGCAAACCGGACAGGTGTGCTCCTCCCGGCGCGTCTTTTAAGGAGCTTTCTCACTCTCACCTGCACCATTACATGAAGGAGAGCGCGCACATCTTATCGGAGAAGCTGTTCAAGAACTCCGCGGCCAAATTAAACGGCGGCTCTCCTCAAACCAAACCAAAGGTGTTCACCTGTGAAGTTTGTGGCAAG GTGTTCAACGCGCACTATAATTTAACGCGTCACATGCCGGTTCACACGGGCGCCAGACCGTTCGTCTGCAAAGTGTGCGGTAAAGGATTCAGACAAGCGAGCACTCTGTGCCGCCATAAAATCATCCACACTCAG GAAAAACCGCATAAATGCAACCAATGTGGCAAAGCTTTCAACCGAAGTTCAACTCTCAACACTCACACACGAATTCACGCGGGATATAAACCCTTCATTTGTGAATTCTGCGGCAAAGGATTTCATCAGAAAGGTAGCTGTTCTAAaag gaAACTACAAAAACCACAAACTGACCCACAGCGGAGAAAAACAGTTCAAGTGCAATATCTGCAACAAAGCCTTCCACCAGGTGTACAACCTCACATTTCACATGCACACGCACAACGACAAGAAGCCTTTCACCTGTCCGACATGCGGCAAGGGTTTCTGCAGGAACTTTGA
- the fezf1 gene encoding fez family zinc finger protein 1 isoform X1 — MDGALYHSAGIFGAPSASTGASMMASSKPLAFSIERIMARTPEPKSIPFPNLLHAPAGKAEPKQSPAPLHCMIPLMPLACEPPHKLHVNGLDHPDAFSYNASELLSIGLNYKNEQPDATPSAIGQYKLFRPRVVNQASFHAMGAAVCYLNCGESACAPHAGLVNLHPMASYLLNAPLHARQKSLFSSEKSKPDRCAPPGASFKELSHSHLHHYMKESAHILSEKLFKNSAAKLNGGSPQTKPKVFTCEVCGKVFNAHYNLTRHMPVHTGARPFVCKVCGKGFRQASTLCRHKIIHTQEKPHKCNQCGKAFNRSSTLNTHTRIHAGYKPFICEFCGKGFHQKGNYKNHKLTHSGEKQFKCNICNKAFHQVYNLTFHMHTHNDKKPFTCPTCGKGFCRNFDLKKHIRKLHDISTGPHSPSTPTASLEAQ; from the exons ATGGACGGCGCGCTGTACCACTCTGCGGGAATATTCGGCGCCCCTTCGGCTTCGACGGGAGCAAGCATGATGGCGAGCTCCAAACCTCTCGCTTTTTCGATCGAAAGGATTATGGCCAGGACGCCCGAGCCAAAGTCGATACCGTTCCCCAACTTGCTCCACGCTCCCGCGGGGAAAGCGGAGCCCAAGCAGTCTCCCGCGCCGCTGCACTGCATGATCCCCCTCATGCCGCTCGCCTGCGAGCCACCTCATAAACTTCACGTCAATGGATTAGACCACCCTGACGCGTTTTCCTACAACGCGAGCGAGCTGCTGAGCATCGGCTTGAATTACAAGAACGAGCAACCAGACGCGACGCCATCGGCCATAGGACAGTACAAACTCTTCCGGCCGCGCGTCGTCAACCAGGCGTCGTTCCACGCCATGGGCGCCGCCGTCTGTTACCTGAACTGCGGGGAAAGCGCGTGTGCGCCTCACGCGGGTCTGGTGAACCTGCACCCCATGGCGTCGTACCTCCTCAACGCGCCGCTGCACGCGCGCCAGAAGAGCCTGTTCTCCTCGGAGAAGAGCAAACCGGACAGGTGTGCTCCTCCCGGCGCGTCTTTTAAGGAGCTTTCTCACTCTCACCTGCACCATTACATGAAGGAGAGCGCGCACATCTTATCGGAGAAGCTGTTCAAGAACTCCGCGGCCAAATTAAACGGCGGCTCTCCTCAAACCAAACCAAAGGTGTTCACCTGTGAAGTTTGTGGCAAG GTGTTCAACGCGCACTATAATTTAACGCGTCACATGCCGGTTCACACGGGCGCCAGACCGTTCGTCTGCAAAGTGTGCGGTAAAGGATTCAGACAAGCGAGCACTCTGTGCCGCCATAAAATCATCCACACTCAG GAAAAACCGCATAAATGCAACCAATGTGGCAAAGCTTTCAACCGAAGTTCAACTCTCAACACTCACACACGAATTCACGCGGGATATAAACCCTTCATTTGTGAATTCTGCGGCAAAGGATTTCATCAGAAAG gaAACTACAAAAACCACAAACTGACCCACAGCGGAGAAAAACAGTTCAAGTGCAATATCTGCAACAAAGCCTTCCACCAGGTGTACAACCTCACATTTCACATGCACACGCACAACGACAAGAAGCCTTTCACCTGTCCGACATGCGGCAAGGGTTTCTGCAGGAACTTTGATCTTAAGAAACATATTAGGAAACTGCACGACATTTCCACAGGACCCCACTCTCCATCGACACCCACTGCGAGCCTGGAGGCGCAGTAA